One window of Phycisphaeraceae bacterium genomic DNA carries:
- a CDS encoding response regulator transcription factor, with amino-acid sequence MAGKVRVALIDDHKVLTDALAALLRASSGVQVVAEISDTAQIRSMIRRSQPTVIVVDLEMPSGDPLEAVYEAISTLSNTRVIVLTAFATDSHIFRANQKNVAGFLTKNEPAEAVVSAVHAVAAGHAMYSDEVRTRFEHMRSESGSHLGILSLSPRELHIVRLVAQGLTNSEIANQIFRSPKTVDVHISSALTKTECRNRVDLTRWAVREGLVSP; translated from the coding sequence ATGGCTGGGAAAGTCCGTGTCGCACTGATAGATGACCATAAGGTTCTGACTGACGCACTTGCAGCATTGCTGCGAGCATCGTCAGGAGTTCAGGTTGTTGCTGAGATTTCTGACACAGCTCAGATCCGATCAATGATCCGTCGCTCTCAGCCAACCGTTATTGTTGTCGACCTCGAAATGCCTTCTGGTGATCCGCTTGAAGCGGTTTACGAGGCCATTTCGACGCTCTCAAACACACGTGTCATCGTGCTCACCGCATTCGCAACCGATTCACATATCTTCCGAGCAAATCAGAAGAACGTTGCCGGATTCCTGACGAAAAATGAACCCGCTGAAGCCGTCGTTTCTGCAGTACACGCTGTTGCTGCAGGACACGCGATGTACTCTGATGAGGTGCGCACTCGATTTGAACACATGCGAAGTGAGTCTGGATCACACCTCGGAATTCTCAGCCTCTCTCCGCGTGAACTCCACATTGTCAGGCTTGTTGCCCAGGGCCTGACCAACAGCGAAATCGCCAACCAGATATTCCGATCTCCCAAAACGGTTGACGTACACATCAGCAGCGCGCTAACAAAGACTGAGTGCCGAAACAGAGTGGATCTGACACGATGGGCTGTGCGCGAGGGACTGGTTTCGCCATAA
- a CDS encoding prepilin-type N-terminal cleavage/methylation domain-containing protein, producing the protein MQRRAFTIIELMIVLVLLLALSAIAMPSLWSRVSKERVSNVTRAVTDAATDCRTRAMKTGNPVALIAVSEQADSRERARTTWNIVQVDWDPERPDAWLTVIEATREADSSELLMAAAEEDAVSGEREPLDIVMTLDDEWQPFGSSSRQMLLEQAHEMHLDALSGRSLGAADEAAMGSISSGIGGLADVETISGAIAVFLSDGTALPGPVSVFSYNNEVVYDVIVGAWSGVVTLERAELEEDGDELLAPFDSEPDPIGGRTP; encoded by the coding sequence ATGCAACGGCGAGCATTCACGATCATCGAACTCATGATCGTGCTCGTGTTGTTGCTTGCACTCTCGGCGATCGCGATGCCATCCCTCTGGTCGCGTGTTTCGAAGGAGCGTGTGTCAAACGTCACACGAGCAGTCACGGATGCAGCAACGGACTGCCGAACCCGTGCGATGAAAACGGGCAACCCTGTTGCACTGATCGCAGTGTCCGAGCAGGCCGATTCGCGTGAACGTGCGCGCACAACATGGAACATTGTGCAGGTGGACTGGGATCCGGAGCGTCCCGACGCGTGGCTGACTGTCATCGAAGCGACGCGCGAGGCAGATTCGTCAGAACTTCTCATGGCAGCAGCTGAGGAAGACGCGGTTTCGGGTGAGCGCGAGCCTTTGGACATTGTCATGACACTGGACGACGAGTGGCAGCCGTTTGGGAGCAGTTCGCGACAGATGCTGCTCGAACAGGCGCACGAGATGCATTTGGATGCCTTGTCAGGAAGGTCATTGGGTGCTGCGGATGAAGCAGCGATGGGATCGATCAGTTCCGGTATTGGCGGACTTGCGGATGTTGAAACGATCAGCGGCGCGATTGCGGTGTTTCTGTCCGATGGCACCGCACTGCCCGGACCGGTGAGTGTGTTCTCATACAACAACGAGGTCGTGTACGACGTCATCGTCGGTGCGTGGTCCGGTGTTGTGACACTGGAACGTGCAGAGCTCGAGGAAGACGGCGACGAACTGCTTGCGCCGTTTGACAGCGAGCCCGACCCGATTGGAGGGCGCACGCCATGA
- a CDS encoding type II secretion system F family protein, translated as MPSFRYTALDATGREIAGVLDAASEQALLNELESRSLTPVSLAAKASAMDRGQRALPTRKLGLAYTQLADLLNAGVPILRGLHLLGRSKSRSRFTRVFRQVADNVGEGSDLADAMESTKGAFPRIHVAMVRAGEKGGFLEQVLGKLGAFVERQADFRAKVIGSLTYPAVLVVIGGSVMTAILGVFVPMFRELFESQPNLPSITELVFAASDVVTKYAFFAIIALAILAVGLWRGLKDYRVRRVIDIGLTKVYVLGPIVRSLAAARFCRMLGTMLGNGVPMLAAMTIAKDAAGNVLLEETIEDATEAVRAGDPLVGPLQKSGLFGDDVIEMIDVAENANNLDTMLVTIADTIEKRVDRLLNSAVKLVEPLLLVVIASCVVVVAAALLLPMVEMSGNV; from the coding sequence ATGCCAAGTTTCAGATACACAGCACTTGATGCCACCGGTCGCGAGATTGCCGGTGTACTTGATGCTGCATCGGAACAGGCACTTCTGAACGAGTTGGAGTCCCGGTCACTGACGCCAGTATCGCTCGCAGCCAAGGCATCAGCCATGGATCGCGGACAAAGAGCATTGCCTACACGAAAGCTCGGGCTTGCCTATACCCAACTTGCCGACTTGCTCAATGCGGGTGTGCCAATCCTTCGTGGGCTCCATCTGCTTGGCAGATCGAAGTCACGCTCCCGGTTTACAAGAGTCTTCCGGCAGGTGGCTGATAATGTCGGAGAAGGTTCGGATCTTGCTGATGCGATGGAGAGCACCAAGGGCGCCTTCCCGCGTATCCATGTTGCGATGGTGCGTGCGGGTGAAAAGGGCGGATTCCTTGAGCAGGTGCTTGGCAAACTCGGCGCGTTCGTTGAACGCCAGGCAGATTTTCGTGCCAAGGTCATTGGAAGCCTGACATATCCCGCGGTGCTGGTGGTCATTGGGGGCAGCGTGATGACCGCGATTCTCGGGGTTTTCGTGCCGATGTTTCGTGAGTTGTTCGAGTCACAGCCGAACCTGCCCTCGATTACGGAGCTGGTCTTTGCTGCGTCCGATGTTGTGACAAAGTACGCGTTCTTTGCGATCATCGCGCTCGCGATACTGGCTGTGGGGTTGTGGCGAGGATTGAAAGACTACCGCGTTCGGCGTGTGATCGATATCGGTTTAACAAAGGTGTACGTGCTCGGGCCGATCGTGCGATCGCTGGCAGCTGCACGGTTCTGCAGGATGCTCGGCACAATGCTGGGCAACGGCGTTCCCATGCTTGCTGCAATGACCATCGCGAAGGATGCAGCCGGCAACGTGCTTCTCGAAGAAACGATCGAAGATGCGACCGAAGCGGTTCGCGCGGGCGATCCATTAGTCGGCCCGCTCCAGAAGAGCGGATTGTTCGGTGATGATGTGATAGAGATGATCGATGTTGCTGAAAACGCAAACAATCTCGATACCATGCTGGTGACAATTGCGGACACGATTGAGAAACGGGTCGACCGACTTTTGAACAGTGCGGTGAAACTCGTCGAGCCACTGCTGCTGGTTGTGATCGCATCATGTGTTGTCGTTGTTGCTGCAGCGCTTCTCTTGCCGATGGTGGAGATGAGCGGCAACGTGTAA
- a CDS encoding type II secretion system protein GspG, whose translation MDITRSTRAPRITRTTRGAFTIVEVMIVLAIVLVLAGLVGVKLFAQRDKANIKITQQQMAQIKDAIKLFKLDFERVPNDEEGIAVLWDKEMLDAESDIELYTKGGYLDAKKETDHWGSEWGYETYEDESSGELTYRLWSFGPDREDGTEDDVRPVGEKDDEESGFGSDGGIDSGGE comes from the coding sequence ATGGACATCACACGCAGTACACGGGCACCTCGTATCACACGCACAACCCGAGGCGCATTCACGATTGTCGAAGTCATGATCGTGCTTGCGATCGTGCTGGTGCTGGCTGGTCTTGTCGGTGTGAAGCTGTTTGCACAGCGTGATAAAGCAAACATCAAGATCACCCAGCAGCAGATGGCGCAGATCAAGGATGCTATCAAACTCTTCAAACTTGACTTTGAGCGCGTTCCCAATGACGAGGAGGGCATCGCGGTGCTCTGGGACAAAGAGATGCTCGATGCCGAATCTGATATTGAACTCTACACAAAGGGTGGGTATCTCGATGCAAAGAAGGAGACCGACCACTGGGGCAGTGAGTGGGGCTATGAGACCTACGAGGATGAGTCATCAGGCGAACTGACATATCGACTCTGGTCGTTTGGGCCCGACAGGGAGGATGGTACCGAAGACGATGTTCGTCCGGTCGGTGAGAAAGACGACGAGGAGTCCGGGTTCGGTTCGGATGGTGGTATTGATAGCGGCGGTGAGTGA
- a CDS encoding type II secretion system protein — MRTHARYRAAFTLIEVIISLAMLVLLSGVLMGFLWNLAKDRRAVVNILQVQRTADVLFDRLASDLTSAVATSGSGAGINGRATSLTIVSRGVFVTAPGATAQQGDAQTMTVEFIEGTGEITLVRNAGASGAGSPEILSDRIAQVRFRYHDGSSWRTSFNSQSAANLPVAVEVAVWFLSPGADPIIPIPEDPSLLTEEEVRELEEQYGPNWMDEILLSEEEEELKPEHEREPDRIRVLIVPDGPSGTWSAFGSAYDSGDFDDGGSE; from the coding sequence GTGAGGACACATGCCCGTTATCGCGCAGCATTCACGCTGATCGAGGTCATCATCTCGCTGGCAATGCTGGTGCTGCTGTCGGGTGTCTTGATGGGATTCCTCTGGAATCTTGCGAAGGATCGGCGCGCGGTCGTGAACATCCTGCAGGTGCAGCGCACCGCTGATGTGTTGTTTGATCGACTCGCGAGCGATCTGACGAGTGCCGTTGCAACAAGCGGTAGTGGTGCTGGGATCAACGGTCGCGCGACGAGTCTGACGATCGTCTCTCGTGGTGTGTTTGTGACAGCGCCCGGTGCAACCGCGCAGCAGGGTGATGCGCAGACGATGACCGTCGAGTTCATTGAGGGCACGGGCGAGATCACGCTCGTACGCAACGCTGGAGCCAGCGGCGCGGGCTCGCCCGAGATTCTGTCCGATCGCATTGCGCAGGTTCGCTTCAGATATCACGACGGATCAAGCTGGCGTACGAGTTTCAACAGCCAGTCGGCAGCGAATCTGCCCGTCGCGGTTGAGGTTGCGGTGTGGTTCCTCAGTCCCGGCGCTGATCCGATCATTCCGATTCCGGAGGATCCGTCGCTACTGACCGAAGAGGAAGTGCGGGAACTGGAAGAGCAGTACGGCCCGAACTGGATGGACGAGATCCTGCTGTCTGAGGAGGAAGAAGAACTCAAGCCGGAGCATGAGCGTGAGCCCGATCGCATCCGTGTGTTGATCGTGCCCGATGGGCCGTCGGGCACATGGAGTGCCTTTGGAAGCGCGTATGACAGCGGTGACTTTGATGATGGGGGGAGCGAATGA
- a CDS encoding NAD-dependent epimerase/dehydratase family protein: MDTTRRKVLVAGVAGAASAPLMGMPTSPAIATARAQQQRNRDQPDEGLEPLEPTPSNKQLRLLFLGGTGFLGPHTVNHALARGHHVTLFNRGRTNTHLFVDEVEHLEGDRRTADPLEGITALAQGEWDCVIDTSGYHPREVRASAGLLQSRIKHYIFVSTVSVYGDRAHENMDESAPVATLDDPENADFRNAANYGALKAYCEQAAEQIMPGRVANVRPGLIVGPRDNTDRFSYWPVRLDRGGDVLCPGDGTDRVQFIDVRDLAKWIIHLAENKSSGVFNALGPHYQLPMSEFITACKSSTNTPANLIWADADFLQQHNVQMWSDMPLWIPARGDFAGIGTMSNAAATQAGLTFRPVAQTTIDTLAWYKNQPDDPAREGRVARNKAEGTMRSGMTPQRETEVLNAWKNR, from the coding sequence ATGGACACGACTCGTCGAAAGGTGCTCGTTGCAGGCGTTGCAGGAGCAGCGAGCGCCCCACTTATGGGCATGCCTACATCTCCTGCGATTGCGACTGCACGTGCCCAGCAACAGCGCAACCGCGACCAGCCTGACGAAGGACTGGAACCACTCGAACCCACCCCCTCAAACAAGCAACTTCGCCTTCTTTTCCTTGGCGGCACCGGATTCCTTGGACCGCACACGGTCAACCACGCCCTTGCACGCGGTCATCACGTCACATTGTTTAATCGCGGAAGAACCAACACCCATCTCTTTGTGGATGAAGTCGAGCATCTTGAAGGGGACAGGCGCACCGCAGATCCGCTGGAAGGTATCACCGCACTCGCACAGGGCGAGTGGGACTGTGTGATCGACACATCCGGGTACCACCCCCGCGAGGTGCGAGCAAGCGCCGGACTGCTCCAAAGCCGTATCAAGCACTACATTTTCGTCTCAACAGTGTCGGTGTACGGCGATCGGGCGCACGAGAATATGGATGAGTCTGCGCCTGTTGCAACACTGGACGATCCTGAGAACGCTGACTTCCGGAACGCTGCGAACTACGGCGCACTCAAAGCCTATTGCGAGCAGGCCGCCGAGCAAATCATGCCGGGACGCGTCGCAAATGTACGCCCGGGGCTTATCGTTGGCCCGCGCGATAATACTGATCGGTTCTCATACTGGCCTGTCAGGCTTGATCGCGGCGGCGATGTGCTGTGCCCCGGAGATGGAACAGACCGCGTACAGTTTATCGACGTACGAGATCTTGCAAAGTGGATCATCCATCTCGCTGAAAACAAATCCTCCGGTGTCTTCAATGCGCTTGGCCCACACTACCAACTGCCTATGTCCGAGTTCATCACTGCATGCAAATCATCTACCAATACACCAGCGAACCTCATATGGGCAGATGCCGATTTTCTTCAACAACACAATGTGCAGATGTGGTCGGACATGCCGTTGTGGATACCTGCGCGTGGAGATTTCGCTGGCATCGGCACCATGTCAAACGCAGCAGCAACACAGGCGGGGCTTACATTCAGACCAGTAGCGCAGACGACCATCGACACGCTCGCATGGTACAAGAACCAGCCCGATGATCCTGCCCGTGAAGGCCGCGTCGCGAGGAACAAAGCAGAGGGCACGATGCGTTCAGGTATGACTCCACAGCGCGAAACCGAGGTGCTCAATGCGTGGAAAAATCGCTGA
- a CDS encoding helix-hairpin-helix domain-containing protein, which yields MSTHLHISSHSARERGIVLVLTLLVITIAALIGTTVLVASQAELGTTQRVTERTRSRALAWSGVQAAMAELSQQREELLDGFEPNLTPEAVVFELGDGFQGVFRLVEIGPEGELAVSENAKLDLNVTSEDVLAKIEAIGPSFASEIVKHRDSSPFVSTHDLLNVKGVSYDTFAGDAVGGSSFDAMMDVPVASFGSSDFGDLGGSLPLAQLVTVFSFDPNIQAGIGRRSSDTRGDLRLNLNQEWTEELGREAEKRFGPDGANAVKAIMESDRELKTMADVARLLIDLGNMGEGLSPDDWRGALDAVTTTSDWFLPGRVDINHAPKEVLAALPGLDADKAEQIASMRERLDEDTLQSPYWLIEHDIITVEEIPQLIDHITTRSMQWRIRVEAGIKRATEPGEEATDEFGMLLNDLDDLSQRVVYEAVIDVGSQQPRVAYLRDVTQLDLATSWANLVGYGTDGLEFDRESGFDQDLHDGMGDAGNGADSGTELETDNSRSADVNNDRSSSDTNGSDRSAANSSERRSDSGNNRSNMEADEPAEGSSSTGSRGADSGDNRIGRWTTHAPKVKDSGGSQ from the coding sequence ATGAGCACGCACCTCCACATATCATCCCATAGTGCGCGTGAGCGCGGCATCGTTCTGGTGCTGACGCTGCTTGTTATCACCATCGCCGCGTTAATCGGCACGACGGTGCTGGTCGCGTCGCAGGCAGAACTTGGCACGACGCAGCGAGTGACGGAGCGCACTCGCTCGCGGGCGCTAGCGTGGTCGGGTGTGCAGGCAGCGATGGCAGAACTCTCTCAGCAGCGAGAGGAACTGCTCGACGGATTCGAGCCAAACCTTACGCCGGAAGCTGTTGTGTTCGAACTCGGTGACGGATTCCAGGGCGTGTTCAGGCTGGTCGAGATTGGGCCCGAGGGCGAACTTGCGGTCAGCGAAAACGCGAAACTCGATCTGAACGTGACCAGCGAAGATGTGTTGGCAAAGATCGAAGCGATTGGGCCGAGCTTCGCGTCGGAGATAGTCAAGCATCGTGATTCGTCGCCGTTTGTCAGCACGCACGACCTGCTGAACGTGAAGGGTGTGTCGTACGACACATTTGCAGGCGATGCGGTTGGCGGTTCATCGTTTGACGCGATGATGGACGTGCCCGTCGCGAGCTTCGGGTCGAGTGACTTTGGCGATCTTGGCGGTTCACTCCCGCTGGCGCAACTCGTGACAGTGTTCAGCTTTGACCCGAACATCCAGGCTGGGATCGGGCGCAGGAGCAGCGACACGCGAGGCGATTTGCGACTGAACCTCAATCAGGAGTGGACAGAAGAGCTGGGTAGGGAGGCTGAGAAACGCTTTGGACCTGACGGCGCCAACGCAGTCAAAGCGATCATGGAGTCTGACCGCGAACTTAAGACGATGGCTGACGTTGCGCGTCTACTGATCGATCTCGGGAATATGGGTGAAGGGTTGTCGCCGGACGACTGGCGCGGCGCCCTTGATGCGGTGACCACAACGTCGGACTGGTTCCTTCCGGGTCGGGTCGACATCAACCACGCCCCGAAGGAAGTGCTCGCAGCGCTGCCGGGTCTGGATGCAGACAAAGCCGAGCAGATCGCGAGCATGCGCGAGCGTCTGGACGAGGACACCCTCCAGTCGCCGTATTGGCTGATTGAGCACGACATCATCACGGTGGAGGAGATTCCCCAACTGATCGACCACATCACGACGCGCTCGATGCAATGGCGCATCCGCGTAGAAGCTGGGATCAAGCGTGCGACCGAGCCCGGTGAGGAGGCGACGGACGAGTTCGGGATGCTGCTGAATGACTTGGACGATCTCAGCCAGCGGGTGGTTTACGAGGCTGTGATTGATGTTGGATCTCAGCAGCCTCGGGTTGCATATTTGCGTGATGTAACACAACTTGACCTTGCAACGTCATGGGCGAATCTGGTAGGCTATGGCACAGACGGATTGGAGTTTGATAGGGAATCGGGTTTTGACCAAGACCTTCACGACGGTATGGGAGATGCTGGGAACGGTGCAGATTCTGGGACGGAACTTGAAACCGATAACAGTCGATCAGCCGATGTAAACAACGATCGAAGCAGTTCTGATACGAACGGGTCTGATCGATCTGCAGCAAACAGCAGCGAGCGTCGTTCAGATTCTGGTAACAACCGATCAAACATGGAAGCTGATGAACCGGCTGAGGGTTCATCCAGTACTGGATCACGTGGGGCCGATTCTGGTGACAACCGGATCGGCCGATGGACGACGCACGCACCAAAGGTGAAAGACTCGGGAGGTTCGCAATAG